Proteins from a genomic interval of Gordonia sp. SL306:
- a CDS encoding helix-turn-helix transcriptional regulator: MDNRADVREFLTSRRAKVNPRDVGLPMGTNRRVDGLRRNEVATLAGVSVEYYIKLERGAIGGASPEVLNAISNALCLDDAERAHLFDLAQAASAVERSPRRRSPKCWTPHPSLQWTLDAVTAGPAFVRNGRMDLLAANALGRAFYQDVYDMPGRPPNIARYTFLDRRSYDFYPDWDSFAEITVSILRTEAGRDPHNQELHDLVGELSTRNEDFRRIWGAHDVRHHGTGFKTFHHSVVGEMTLAYEGMEMESEPGLILTVYAAEPGSQSAERMQVLASWAASEERGASASGLAEQRTETGS; encoded by the coding sequence ATGGACAACAGGGCGGACGTGCGCGAGTTCCTGACCTCCCGCCGCGCGAAGGTGAATCCGAGGGACGTCGGCTTACCCATGGGCACGAACCGGCGGGTTGACGGGCTGCGGCGCAATGAGGTCGCCACGCTCGCGGGCGTGAGCGTGGAGTATTACATCAAGCTGGAGCGTGGCGCGATCGGCGGTGCGTCCCCGGAGGTCCTCAACGCGATCTCCAATGCGTTGTGTCTTGACGATGCCGAGCGCGCGCACCTGTTCGACCTGGCGCAGGCGGCCAGTGCGGTCGAGAGGTCGCCGCGCAGACGCAGCCCGAAGTGCTGGACGCCGCACCCGAGCCTGCAGTGGACACTTGACGCGGTCACGGCTGGTCCGGCGTTCGTCCGGAACGGCCGCATGGACCTGCTGGCCGCGAATGCGTTGGGTCGGGCGTTTTACCAGGATGTCTACGACATGCCCGGGCGGCCGCCCAATATTGCCCGGTACACCTTTTTGGACCGGCGCTCCTACGACTTCTATCCGGATTGGGACTCCTTCGCCGAGATCACAGTGTCGATCCTGCGGACCGAGGCAGGCCGCGATCCGCACAACCAGGAGCTGCACGACCTGGTCGGGGAGCTCTCGACGCGGAACGAGGATTTCCGCCGTATCTGGGGCGCACACGACGTTCGCCACCATGGCACGGGTTTCAAGACCTTCCATCACTCGGTGGTCGGTGAGATGACGCTGGCCTACGAGGGCATGGAGATGGAGTCGGAGCCCGGCTTGATCCTCACCGTCTACGCCGCGGAGCCCGGATCGCAATCGGCCGAGCGTATGCAGGTGCTCGCGTCCTGGGCAGCCAGCGAGGAGCGCGGCGCCTCCGCGTCGGGCCTCGCCGAGCAACGCACCGAGACCGGCAGCTGA
- a CDS encoding carboxymuconolactone decarboxylase family protein: protein MSNEEQSTGWTGGKNAFGDFAPGMVHYTDTVLFDEVWERADLSKRDRSLVTVAALTAMGKTDQLQFHLAFARQNGVTDDELKEALLHLAFYAGWPNGMGATTVLKNVIEKEG from the coding sequence ATGAGCAATGAGGAGCAGAGCACTGGCTGGACCGGCGGGAAGAACGCCTTCGGGGACTTCGCGCCCGGGATGGTCCACTACACCGACACGGTCCTCTTCGACGAGGTCTGGGAGCGCGCGGACCTGTCCAAGCGCGACCGCAGCCTCGTCACGGTGGCGGCGCTGACCGCCATGGGAAAGACCGACCAACTGCAGTTCCATCTCGCTTTCGCTCGCCAGAACGGCGTGACCGACGACGAGCTGAAGGAAGCTCTCCTGCACCTGGCGTTCTACGCCGGCTGGCCCAACGGCATGGGAGCCACCACGGTGCTGAAGAACGTCATCGAGAAGGAAGGCTGA
- a CDS encoding aldo/keto reductase — translation MHTRTLGQGLEVSAIGLGAMGMSQSYGPNPGDRDEMIAVLRSALDEGVTFFDTAEVYGPYVNEELVGEALEAIGDQVVIATKFGWDIRDGKSVGLNSRPEQIRHVAEESLRRLRTDVIDLFYQHRVDPDVPVEDVAGTVGELIAEGKVRHFGLSEASAATIRAAHAVQPVTAVQSEYSLWTRDPEAEVLPTLAELGIGFVPFSPLGKGYLTGTVSTDTAFADGDIRTTIPRFEADNLAANQALVDQVRVLASAKDATPGQIALAWLLAQQPWIVPIPGTRRTARIQENAAAAQVALSADERADLDSLARRMGVRGNRYNELHMGYVNG, via the coding sequence ATGCATACAAGGACGCTCGGACAAGGCCTCGAGGTCTCCGCGATCGGGCTCGGCGCGATGGGCATGTCCCAGAGCTATGGCCCCAACCCCGGCGACCGCGACGAAATGATCGCCGTGCTTCGCTCCGCGCTCGATGAGGGCGTGACGTTCTTCGACACCGCCGAGGTCTACGGCCCCTACGTCAACGAGGAACTCGTCGGCGAAGCCCTCGAGGCGATCGGCGACCAGGTGGTGATCGCCACCAAGTTCGGCTGGGACATCCGCGACGGCAAGAGCGTCGGGCTGAACAGCCGGCCCGAGCAGATCCGCCACGTCGCCGAGGAGTCGTTGCGCCGACTGCGCACCGACGTGATCGACCTGTTCTACCAGCACCGCGTCGACCCGGACGTGCCGGTCGAGGACGTCGCCGGCACCGTCGGCGAGCTCATCGCAGAAGGCAAGGTCCGGCACTTCGGACTCTCCGAGGCCTCGGCCGCCACGATCCGCGCCGCACACGCCGTGCAACCCGTGACCGCTGTACAGAGTGAGTACTCGCTGTGGACCCGCGACCCCGAGGCAGAGGTGCTACCGACCCTGGCGGAGTTGGGCATCGGGTTCGTCCCGTTCAGTCCGCTCGGCAAGGGCTACCTGACCGGCACAGTCAGCACTGACACCGCTTTCGCCGACGGGGACATCAGGACCACGATTCCGCGCTTCGAGGCGGATAACCTCGCCGCGAATCAGGCCCTTGTCGACCAGGTCAGAGTGCTCGCCTCGGCGAAAGACGCGACTCCGGGGCAGATCGCGCTGGCCTGGCTCCTGGCCCAGCAGCCATGGATCGTGCCGATCCCCGGAACCCGCCGCACCGCACGCATCCAGGAAAACGCCGCAGCCGCCCAGGTCGCGCTGTCCGCGGACGAGCGCGCCGACCTCGACTCCCTCGCCCGGCGCATGGGCGTCCGCGGCAACCGTTACAACGAGCTGCACATGGGCTACGTCAACGGCTAG
- a CDS encoding cupin domain-containing protein produces MNDNGFDQIFPLGEENDAYAQYFIGQSYLAPLTSGSVPVSNVSFEPGCRNNWHIHHGTGGGGDQILLSTAGSGWYQAEGEDPISLEPGTVIRVPAGTKHWHGAKADSWFSHVAFITPGEGVSNEWLEPVADDVYAELPKNGEKA; encoded by the coding sequence ATGAACGACAACGGATTCGATCAGATCTTCCCGCTCGGGGAGGAGAACGACGCCTACGCGCAGTATTTCATCGGCCAGAGCTACCTGGCTCCACTCACCTCCGGGAGCGTTCCCGTCAGCAACGTCTCGTTCGAGCCGGGCTGTCGCAACAACTGGCACATCCACCACGGCACCGGCGGCGGCGGTGACCAGATCCTGCTGAGCACGGCGGGCAGCGGCTGGTATCAGGCCGAGGGTGAGGACCCGATCAGCCTGGAGCCGGGAACGGTGATCCGCGTCCCGGCGGGCACGAAGCACTGGCATGGCGCGAAGGCGGATTCGTGGTTCTCCCACGTCGCCTTCATCACCCCGGGCGAAGGTGTCAGCAACGAATGGCTCGAGCCCGTCGCCGACGATGTGTACGCAGAGCTGCCGAAGAACGGAGAGAAGGCATGA
- a CDS encoding aldo/keto reductase — translation MTILTENYTLSNGLEIPKLGLGTWFIDDDKAADAVRAAVEIGYRNIDTAQAYGNERGVGEGVRISGAARDDLFVSTKLAAEIKDYEGAAAAIDGSLAALGLEHIDLMLIHSPQPWDDFRGGDYADGNRQAWRALENAHNAGKIRAIGVSNFQQHDLENILPTATVVPHVNQLLVHAGNTPSELIAYCEGKDILVEAYSPIAHGEILENPVVQAMAEKYGVTVPQLCIRYTLQLGAVSLPKTANPEHMRSNAAVDFEISEADMGALRDLHAQDYGESSAFPVYSGK, via the coding sequence ATGACCATCCTGACCGAGAACTACACCCTTTCGAACGGCCTCGAGATCCCCAAGCTGGGGCTGGGAACCTGGTTCATCGACGACGACAAGGCCGCCGATGCCGTCCGCGCGGCCGTGGAGATCGGGTACCGCAACATCGACACCGCCCAGGCATACGGCAACGAGCGCGGCGTCGGCGAGGGCGTGCGCATCTCCGGCGCGGCCCGCGACGACCTGTTCGTGTCCACGAAGCTGGCCGCCGAGATCAAGGACTACGAAGGCGCGGCCGCGGCGATCGACGGATCGCTGGCCGCGCTGGGTCTGGAGCACATCGACCTGATGTTGATCCACAGCCCGCAACCGTGGGACGACTTCCGCGGCGGTGACTACGCCGACGGCAACCGCCAGGCGTGGCGGGCCCTCGAAAACGCCCACAACGCCGGCAAGATCCGTGCCATCGGGGTGTCGAACTTCCAGCAGCACGACCTGGAGAACATACTGCCGACTGCGACCGTCGTCCCGCACGTGAACCAGCTGCTCGTACATGCCGGCAACACTCCGTCCGAGCTGATCGCATACTGCGAGGGCAAGGACATCCTCGTGGAGGCGTACTCGCCGATCGCCCATGGAGAGATCCTCGAGAACCCCGTCGTGCAGGCGATGGCCGAGAAGTACGGCGTGACCGTCCCGCAACTATGCATCCGCTACACGCTGCAGCTGGGCGCGGTGTCACTGCCGAAGACCGCCAACCCCGAGCACATGCGCTCCAACGCCGCGGTCGACTTCGAGATCTCAGAGGCAGACATGGGCGCGCTGCGCGACCTGCACGCTCAGGACTACGGCGAGTCCAGCGCGTTCCCCGTCTACAGCGGCAAGTAG
- a CDS encoding TetR/AcrR family transcriptional regulator C-terminal domain-containing protein, with amino-acid sequence MTSANGRGTREAGKATRRALLSAATEVFVEQGETASIAQICQRAGAYPNQVTYYFGSKEQLFVEVACAAVLRAGRHAEDAAASATTVREYTNTLVSSLLGAQARNVELFTTAMLLVSRRADLRDSISDTLRTLHERGEEALMRTLVRTGWQLRAEIGVEAKAFWSAIFGLIVQKAATGPDFDDNLEDAVAVIFTNLQIPEQVLDRTLAGGLDTPLTSFAATRPAT; translated from the coding sequence ATGACCAGCGCAAACGGACGCGGAACGCGTGAAGCCGGTAAGGCGACACGTCGCGCATTGCTGTCCGCGGCCACCGAGGTGTTCGTCGAGCAGGGCGAGACGGCGTCCATCGCGCAGATCTGCCAGCGGGCCGGGGCCTACCCGAACCAGGTCACGTATTACTTCGGCTCCAAGGAGCAACTCTTCGTCGAGGTGGCGTGTGCGGCGGTACTGCGCGCCGGCCGGCACGCCGAGGATGCCGCCGCGTCGGCCACCACGGTGCGCGAGTACACCAACACCCTGGTGAGTTCGCTGCTCGGTGCGCAGGCCCGCAACGTCGAACTCTTCACGACTGCCATGCTCCTCGTCTCGCGTCGCGCGGATCTCCGGGACAGCATCAGCGATACGCTGCGCACCCTCCACGAACGTGGCGAAGAGGCCCTGATGCGCACCCTGGTCCGGACCGGCTGGCAACTGCGCGCCGAGATAGGGGTGGAGGCAAAAGCGTTCTGGTCGGCGATCTTCGGGCTCATCGTCCAAAAGGCCGCGACCGGGCCCGATTTCGACGACAACCTCGAAGATGCTGTCGCAGTGATCTTCACGAATCTGCAGATACCGGAGCAGGTTCTCGATCGAACTTTGGCGGGTGGTCTCGATACGCCACTCACTTCGTTCGCGGCTACTCGACCAGCGACGTGA
- a CDS encoding acyl-CoA dehydrogenase family protein — protein MTQSDTHTTPQPHVTHTVLNQSAPRRDINEYELNTVLREAVQRHDGGWADDELREIGALVGSEQFQHDAHLANTITPELHTHDRWGNRVDEVEYHPAYHRIISASIAHGSHTRCWADPQPGSHVVRAAGFMMFGQIEPGHACPVSMTHAVIPSLELQPDVAAQWVPKALSRSYSPDLSADKQSAIFGMSMTEKQGGSDVRANTTVAKPVAGGGPGAEYLLTGHKWFCSAPMSDAFLVLAQAEGPAGEGLSCFLLPRVLPDGTRNVFRIQRLKNKLGNKSNASSEIELDGTVAVMIGEPGRGVRTIIEMVAQTRLDCVLGSASGMRQSVAEAVWHARHRAAFGATLADQPAMAAVLADLSLESEAATVTAIRLARAHDEDADDQERAFRRLATAVAKYWICKRGPHHSYEALECLGGNGYTEDFPLAMRYREQPVMAVWEGSGNVIALDVLRAMTREPESVAAFDAEISLARGSNRTLDTHLDSLRDHLGELSRLDAASAQRRARSVVESMALALEASLLVRFSPAPVADAFIAARLGEDRNFEYGALPDGADLSAILERH, from the coding sequence ATGACGCAGTCCGACACCCACACCACACCGCAGCCCCACGTCACGCACACGGTGCTCAACCAGTCCGCGCCCCGTCGCGACATCAACGAATATGAACTCAACACCGTTCTCCGCGAGGCCGTTCAACGCCACGACGGCGGATGGGCCGACGACGAGCTGCGCGAGATCGGCGCCCTGGTCGGCAGCGAACAGTTCCAGCACGACGCCCACCTGGCCAACACGATCACGCCCGAGTTGCACACCCACGATCGGTGGGGCAACCGGGTCGACGAGGTCGAGTACCACCCCGCGTACCACCGGATCATCTCCGCGTCGATCGCCCACGGCTCGCACACCCGCTGCTGGGCCGACCCGCAGCCCGGTTCCCATGTGGTGCGGGCCGCCGGATTCATGATGTTCGGTCAGATCGAGCCGGGCCACGCCTGCCCGGTGTCGATGACCCATGCGGTGATCCCATCGCTCGAACTACAGCCCGACGTCGCCGCGCAGTGGGTTCCGAAGGCCCTGTCCCGCAGCTACTCTCCCGACCTCTCTGCCGACAAGCAGTCGGCGATCTTCGGGATGTCGATGACCGAGAAGCAGGGCGGCTCCGATGTCCGCGCCAACACCACGGTCGCCAAGCCAGTCGCAGGCGGTGGTCCCGGCGCCGAATATCTGCTCACGGGCCACAAGTGGTTCTGCTCGGCCCCGATGTCGGATGCATTCCTGGTGTTGGCGCAGGCGGAAGGCCCCGCAGGTGAAGGCCTTTCGTGCTTCCTGCTGCCCCGGGTGCTGCCGGACGGTACCCGCAACGTCTTCCGCATCCAGCGGCTGAAGAACAAACTCGGCAACAAGTCGAACGCGTCGTCGGAGATCGAGCTCGACGGCACCGTCGCGGTGATGATCGGGGAGCCGGGCCGCGGCGTGCGGACCATCATCGAGATGGTCGCCCAGACCCGCCTGGACTGCGTCCTCGGCAGTGCATCCGGCATGCGGCAATCCGTCGCCGAGGCGGTCTGGCACGCTCGCCACCGCGCCGCGTTCGGTGCGACGCTCGCCGATCAGCCCGCGATGGCCGCCGTACTCGCCGATCTTTCGCTGGAATCCGAAGCCGCGACGGTCACTGCGATCCGTCTGGCCCGCGCCCACGACGAGGACGCCGACGACCAGGAGCGCGCCTTCCGGCGACTCGCCACCGCGGTCGCGAAGTACTGGATCTGCAAGCGCGGCCCGCACCACTCCTACGAAGCGCTGGAGTGCCTGGGCGGCAACGGTTACACCGAGGATTTCCCGCTCGCGATGCGGTACCGCGAACAGCCGGTGATGGCCGTGTGGGAGGGGTCGGGCAACGTGATCGCGCTTGATGTGTTGAGGGCGATGACCCGTGAGCCCGAGTCGGTGGCGGCATTCGATGCCGAGATCTCCCTGGCCCGCGGGTCGAACCGGACCCTCGACACCCATCTCGACAGCCTGCGCGACCACCTCGGCGAGCTCTCCCGCCTCGACGCGGCATCGGCGCAACGGCGCGCCCGTTCCGTCGTGGAGTCGATGGCCCTTGCCCTCGAAGCGTCTCTGCTCGTACGGTTCTCACCGGCACCGGTGGCCGACGCGTTCATCGCGGCCCGCCTCGGCGAGGACCGCAACTTCGAATACGGCGCGCTGCCGGACGGCGCCGACCTGTCCGCCATCCTCGAAAGGCACTGA
- a CDS encoding DUF1330 domain-containing protein, translating to MLNLLRFRDVADYSQADDIAPAQPISGAEAYRLYTKAATAHLDKTGAEVVLHGDCGPTVIGPDDERWDSILVVRYPNPNAFRQMVTTPDYQFIARHRTAAIADSRLIATSA from the coding sequence ATGCTCAACCTGCTCCGGTTCCGCGATGTCGCCGACTATTCGCAGGCCGACGACATCGCGCCCGCACAGCCGATCTCCGGCGCCGAGGCCTACCGTCTGTACACCAAGGCGGCCACGGCGCACCTCGACAAGACCGGCGCGGAGGTGGTGCTGCACGGCGATTGTGGACCCACCGTGATCGGTCCCGACGACGAGCGCTGGGATTCGATCCTGGTGGTCCGCTACCCCAACCCGAACGCGTTCCGGCAGATGGTCACCACTCCTGACTACCAATTCATCGCTCGCCATCGCACCGCGGCGATCGCCGACTCGCGGCTGATCGCGACGTCCGCGTAG
- a CDS encoding FAD-binding oxidoreductase yields the protein MTEPASSGPGARTVATDSLAAALPNGMVVTDPDILAAYRQDRAQDPQAGTPLALIRPTTTEHVQIAVRWCGEHGIPLITRGAGTSLSGGSTAVDGAVMISTEKMRELAIDTATRTAVAQPGLFNSEVKAAAAANGLWYPPDPSSFEICSIGGNVATNAGGLCCVKYGVTTDYVLGLEVVLADGRAVRLGGMQLKDSAGLSLTKLFVGSEGLLGIITEVTLRLLPPQAPASTVVGTFASVHEASQAVLAITSQIRPAMLEFMDSVSINAVEDMLRMGLDREAGALLVAQSDAPGPAGAAEVEIISQAFEAHGASEVFATDDPQEGEAFTAARRAAIPAVEKIGSLLLEDVGVPLPQLPALIDGVGTIAADNGVLISVIAHAGDGNTHPLIVFDPADTDEAARAQRAFGQIMDLAISLGGTITGEHGVGRLKKNWLPDQVGLDVMDLTATIKRALDPHGLLNPGVML from the coding sequence ATGACCGAGCCCGCCTCGTCCGGTCCCGGCGCCCGAACGGTGGCCACGGACTCCCTTGCCGCTGCGCTGCCGAACGGGATGGTGGTCACCGACCCCGACATCCTCGCTGCATATCGGCAGGATCGTGCGCAGGATCCGCAGGCCGGGACGCCCCTCGCGCTGATCCGCCCGACGACCACCGAGCACGTTCAGATCGCGGTTCGCTGGTGTGGCGAGCATGGCATCCCGCTCATCACCCGCGGGGCCGGGACCAGCTTGTCCGGCGGTTCGACCGCTGTCGACGGAGCGGTGATGATCTCGACGGAGAAGATGCGCGAGCTCGCCATCGACACCGCGACACGGACCGCGGTGGCACAGCCGGGACTGTTCAACTCCGAGGTCAAGGCGGCCGCCGCAGCCAATGGTCTCTGGTATCCGCCGGACCCGTCGTCGTTCGAGATCTGCTCGATCGGTGGCAACGTCGCCACCAATGCCGGCGGTCTGTGTTGTGTGAAGTACGGCGTGACCACCGACTACGTGCTCGGACTCGAGGTGGTGCTCGCCGACGGTCGCGCAGTGCGGCTCGGCGGCATGCAGTTGAAGGACTCCGCCGGTTTGTCACTGACGAAACTGTTCGTGGGCAGCGAAGGTCTGCTCGGCATCATCACCGAGGTGACCCTGCGTCTGTTGCCGCCCCAGGCGCCGGCCTCCACCGTCGTGGGAACCTTCGCATCGGTCCACGAGGCCAGCCAGGCCGTCCTCGCGATCACGTCGCAGATCCGGCCGGCGATGCTCGAGTTCATGGACTCCGTCTCCATCAACGCTGTCGAGGACATGCTGCGGATGGGGCTCGACCGGGAGGCGGGGGCACTGCTGGTGGCCCAGTCGGATGCTCCCGGACCGGCCGGGGCGGCTGAGGTCGAGATCATCTCGCAGGCGTTCGAGGCACACGGCGCGAGCGAGGTGTTCGCCACCGACGACCCGCAGGAGGGTGAGGCCTTCACCGCGGCCCGGCGCGCCGCGATCCCGGCCGTCGAGAAGATCGGGTCACTGCTCCTCGAGGACGTCGGGGTGCCGCTCCCACAGTTGCCCGCGTTGATCGACGGCGTGGGGACGATCGCTGCCGACAACGGCGTGCTGATCTCGGTGATCGCCCATGCCGGCGACGGCAACACGCATCCGCTGATCGTTTTCGACCCGGCAGACACCGACGAGGCCGCCCGTGCACAACGCGCCTTCGGACAGATCATGGATCTGGCGATCTCCCTCGGTGGCACCATCACTGGCGAACACGGAGTCGGCAGGCTCAAGAAGAACTGGCTACCGGATCAGGTCGGCCTCGACGTCATGGATCTCACCGCGACCATCAAGCGTGCCCTCGACCCGCACGGCTTGCTGAATCCCGGAGTGATGCTGTAG
- a CDS encoding serine/threonine-protein kinase has translation MTRVSDFAVLEAGDMVAGYTIDALLGSGSSAEVYRAHRDGAADPVALKVLHTGPNDRQRVRERFDREFTIASRLQHPHIVKMYARGEMDPPPIGDKHTAASVLWMAMEYIGGMTAADLIAHRPAEPDITMIAQVGAQIADALDFAHAREVLHRDVKPANIMVTTPSDDVHAVLTDFGIAQLLDDARPLARNGRVQGSIAYASPELLTAQRLSPATDQYALAASLFELLTGDPPFQRATAFAITHAHLHDPVPPLTRARPWLPSALNSVFAKALAKDPRTRYETCRAFTDIVTRALRDIPVPAGAPQRRWPWRRTL, from the coding sequence ATGACCAGGGTGAGCGACTTTGCGGTGCTGGAGGCCGGCGACATGGTGGCCGGCTACACCATCGATGCGCTCCTCGGTAGCGGCAGCAGCGCCGAAGTATATCGCGCACACCGCGATGGTGCCGCCGATCCGGTCGCGCTCAAGGTGCTCCACACCGGGCCCAACGACCGGCAACGGGTTCGCGAGCGGTTCGACCGCGAGTTCACCATCGCATCTCGCCTGCAGCACCCCCACATCGTCAAGATGTACGCACGCGGGGAGATGGATCCACCCCCGATCGGCGACAAGCACACTGCCGCAAGCGTTCTGTGGATGGCGATGGAGTACATCGGCGGGATGACGGCCGCCGACCTGATCGCCCACCGTCCCGCCGAGCCCGACATCACGATGATCGCGCAGGTCGGCGCGCAGATCGCCGACGCACTCGATTTCGCCCATGCCCGCGAAGTCCTGCACCGTGATGTCAAGCCCGCCAACATCATGGTCACCACGCCATCCGACGACGTTCATGCGGTCCTCACGGATTTCGGTATCGCCCAGCTGCTCGATGACGCCCGTCCGCTTGCGCGTAACGGCAGGGTCCAGGGGTCGATCGCCTATGCCTCGCCGGAATTGCTCACCGCTCAACGTCTCTCACCGGCAACCGATCAGTATGCGTTGGCCGCCAGCCTGTTCGAACTACTGACCGGCGACCCGCCCTTCCAGAGGGCGACGGCTTTTGCCATCACCCATGCCCACCTCCACGATCCGGTCCCGCCGCTGACCCGGGCTCGCCCCTGGCTGCCCTCGGCACTCAACTCGGTGTTCGCCAAGGCGCTGGCAAAGGATCCACGCACCCGGTACGAGACATGCAGGGCGTTCACCGACATCGTGACCCGAGCGCTGCGGGACATCCCGGTGCCGGCCGGGGCCCCGCAGCGGCGCTGGCCGTGGCGTCGAACTTTGTAG
- a CDS encoding amidohydrolase family protein has product MSSLDGVVPGIVDAHLHQWNPRSTPWAANRLSRLYSFLPAFGDRVFPMVVSQADREYVLTPSTVARVYEPLQYLADASAVRTVAGVRVETVVHMESHWRRDDTAGRADTPAGRSAVEETRYVTKLPFGVGQAPELGAIVAHADPRAEMFAELLDEHAALTDRLRGVRWITTRHPDPRIRNGADADGILASTSFLRGFAEVAERGLVFDAFVYSHQLYDVVTLAREYPEATIVVDHLGTPVGVFGPVGARTGATAGARADILRLWRERMTTLAACPNVVVKLSGLGLPVLGYGRERWGNIGSRGTLAEMVGPLVEHVLGHFGPDRLIFGSNFPIDKPNTALDMVIGALIDLLEPQGGEYVLRKVFRDNAMRVYGIDQAAPSPIL; this is encoded by the coding sequence GTGAGCTCGCTCGATGGCGTGGTGCCGGGCATAGTCGATGCCCATCTGCACCAGTGGAATCCGCGGAGCACGCCGTGGGCGGCCAATCGACTGTCGCGGCTCTACAGTTTTCTTCCCGCCTTCGGCGATCGTGTCTTTCCGATGGTGGTGTCGCAGGCGGATCGGGAGTACGTGCTCACGCCGAGCACGGTGGCCCGGGTGTACGAACCCCTGCAGTATCTGGCCGATGCGTCGGCCGTCCGAACGGTCGCCGGGGTCCGGGTCGAGACTGTCGTACACATGGAGTCGCATTGGCGCCGCGACGACACCGCAGGCCGGGCCGACACCCCGGCGGGACGTTCGGCCGTCGAGGAGACCCGGTACGTCACCAAGCTCCCGTTCGGGGTCGGTCAGGCGCCCGAACTGGGTGCCATCGTCGCGCACGCCGATCCGCGCGCCGAGATGTTCGCGGAATTGCTCGACGAGCACGCGGCGCTCACCGACCGCCTGCGCGGGGTCCGTTGGATCACCACCCGGCACCCCGATCCTCGCATCCGTAACGGTGCCGACGCGGACGGGATTCTCGCGTCGACGTCGTTCCTCCGCGGATTCGCCGAAGTTGCCGAGCGCGGCCTGGTGTTCGACGCCTTCGTCTACTCGCATCAGCTCTACGACGTGGTGACGCTCGCGCGCGAGTACCCGGAGGCGACCATCGTGGTCGACCATCTCGGGACGCCGGTCGGGGTGTTCGGTCCGGTCGGAGCGCGGACCGGTGCGACCGCCGGCGCCCGAGCAGACATCCTGCGCCTGTGGCGGGAGCGGATGACCACGCTGGCCGCGTGTCCCAACGTGGTGGTCAAGTTGTCCGGGCTCGGGTTGCCGGTCCTGGGCTACGGCCGGGAGCGGTGGGGCAACATCGGCAGCCGGGGCACCCTCGCCGAGATGGTCGGCCCGCTGGTCGAACACGTCCTCGGACATTTCGGCCCCGACCGGTTGATCTTCGGATCCAACTTCCCGATCGACAAGCCCAACACCGCACTCGACATGGTGATCGGTGCACTCATCGATCTGCTCGAGCCCCAGGGTGGGGAATACGTGTTACGGAAGGTGTTCCGTGACAACGCCATGCGGGTCTACGGGATCGACCAGGCTGCCCCATCGCCGATCTTGTAG